In Psychrobacter ciconiae, the following are encoded in one genomic region:
- a CDS encoding Lrp/AsnC family transcriptional regulator — translation MPNNLNKAHSSIEVDATDKRLLKLLQNDARMSITELADRINLSATPCARRLKRLEDSGIITGYHTQTDAEKLGYPLAVFIAISMDRHTAERFSQFEQKIQSFDEVVSCSIVTGRTEDYLIKVRVRDMAHYEEFLLHRLNRIEGVAQVHTSFELREVFSRSVV, via the coding sequence ATGCCAAATAACCTTAACAAAGCTCACAGTTCTATAGAGGTTGATGCCACCGACAAGCGCTTATTAAAACTGCTGCAAAATGACGCTAGGATGAGCATCACGGAGCTTGCTGACCGCATCAACTTGTCCGCAACGCCTTGTGCACGAAGGCTAAAACGCTTGGAGGATAGCGGCATCATCACTGGTTATCACACCCAAACTGATGCTGAAAAACTCGGCTATCCGCTTGCTGTTTTTATCGCCATTAGCATGGACAGGCACACCGCCGAGCGCTTTTCACAATTTGAGCAAAAAATCCAAAGCTTTGATGAGGTGGTCAGCTGCAGCATCGTGACGGGGCGAACCGAGGATTACTTAATCAAAGTCCGCGTCCGTGATATGGCGCATTATGAGGAATTTTTACTGCACCGATTGAACCGCATCGAGGGCGTGGCGCAAGTTCATACCAGCTTTGAGCTTCGAGAGGTGTTTAGCCGAAGCGTGGTTTAA